AGTTTTGGCATAAATCCCATGTTTACGGCAGCCAATAACAATCCCGGGTTTCTCTACATCTTTCAGAATTGCCTCTTTTTCTTCTCCTGTCCATGTTCTTTTCATATGTCTGAATTAGTGTTTTTAATTCACTAATTTAGTCCTAATGTTTAGGGGGCTAGATCACATAAATCCCATGTTTACGGCAGCCAATAACAATCCCGGGTTTCTCTACATCTCTCAGAATTGCCTCTTCTTCTTCTCCTGTCCACGTTCTTATTATATGTCTGAATTAGTGTTTTTAATTCACTAATTTAGTATTAA
The genomic region above belongs to Sphingobacteriales bacterium and contains:
- a CDS encoding transposase, with protein sequence MKRTWTGEEKEAILKDVEKPGIVIGCRKHGIYAKT